From Drosophila virilis strain 15010-1051.87 chromosome X, Dvir_AGI_RSII-ME, whole genome shotgun sequence, the proteins below share one genomic window:
- the spn-D gene encoding uncharacterized protein spn-D isoform X2 yields the protein MKLCLNVQIPRYACGLASKALYFDTRKDFNPARLKELADDLAARLRCTSISAPTATQMLQNVYYVDCRNTAQLVAGLLNCHKYLEKEPNIKLIIVDSISFAIRMVNNVSDRTELLMEVHDGMRKLQLMHDLAFVITNNQGYRRRMSQFQLEAVLGRKHSQLINKRIWLTENECFVGKRAKTKRLICKLLKYTL from the exons ATGAAGCTCTGCTTAAATGTTCAAATACCCAGGTATGCTTGTGGTTTAGCGAGCAAAGCATTATATTTTGATACCCGTAAGGATTTTAATCCAGCTAGACTAAAAG AGTTAGCCGACGATCTTGCTGCGCGTCTCAGATGCACATCTATATCAGCACCCACAGCAACCCAAATGTTACAGAATGTGTATTATGTAGACTGCCGCAATACTGCTCAGCTTGTGGCTGGCTTACTGAATTGCCATAAGTACCTAGAGAAGGAGCCCAAT ATAAAACTGATCATAGTTGATTCAATATCGTTTGCAATTCGTATGGTAAATAACGTCTCCGATCGCACTGAACTCCTGATGGAAGTACACGATGGTATGCGAAAACTGCAGCTGATGCATGATTTGGCC TTCGTCATAACTAACAATCAAGGATATCGACGGCGAATGAGTCAGTTTCAATTAGAGGCCGTCCTAGGTCGAAAGCATTCGCAATTGATAAATAAACGCATCTGGCTTACAGAAAACGAATGTTTTGTAGGAAAAAGGgcgaaaacaaaaagattAATTTGCAAATTACTGAAATACACATTATAA
- the spn-D gene encoding DNA repair protein RAD51 homolog 3 isoform X1, which produces MEYKTAKNLKAEKSPTITTGITALDKCLRGGIRPGKVYELVGKPGTGKTQLCMKLCLNVQIPRYACGLASKALYFDTRKDFNPARLKELADDLAARLRCTSISAPTATQMLQNVYYVDCRNTAQLVAGLLNCHKYLEKEPNIKLIIVDSISFAIRMVNNVSDRTELLMEVHDGMRKLQLMHDLAFVITNNQGYRRRMSQFQLEAVLGRKHSQLINKRIWLTENECFVGKRAKTKRLICKLLKYTL; this is translated from the exons ATGGAATATAAAACTGCAAAAAATCTTAAGGCCGAGAAATCTCCGACGATTACAACTGGTATAACAGCGCTCGATAAATGTCTGCGAGGTGGCATTAGACCAGGCAAAGTATACGAATTGGTCGGCAAACCAGGTACAGGAAAGACCCAATTGTG TATGAAGCTCTGCTTAAATGTTCAAATACCCAGGTATGCTTGTGGTTTAGCGAGCAAAGCATTATATTTTGATACCCGTAAGGATTTTAATCCAGCTAGACTAAAAG AGTTAGCCGACGATCTTGCTGCGCGTCTCAGATGCACATCTATATCAGCACCCACAGCAACCCAAATGTTACAGAATGTGTATTATGTAGACTGCCGCAATACTGCTCAGCTTGTGGCTGGCTTACTGAATTGCCATAAGTACCTAGAGAAGGAGCCCAAT ATAAAACTGATCATAGTTGATTCAATATCGTTTGCAATTCGTATGGTAAATAACGTCTCCGATCGCACTGAACTCCTGATGGAAGTACACGATGGTATGCGAAAACTGCAGCTGATGCATGATTTGGCC TTCGTCATAACTAACAATCAAGGATATCGACGGCGAATGAGTCAGTTTCAATTAGAGGCCGTCCTAGGTCGAAAGCATTCGCAATTGATAAATAAACGCATCTGGCTTACAGAAAACGAATGTTTTGTAGGAAAAAGGgcgaaaacaaaaagattAATTTGCAAATTACTGAAATACACATTATAA